The DNA window AGGTGATCGGTGTGGTCGGGCAGTTCGCCGCGCAGGCGCAGGTAGCGCAGCACCACATCGACGTTGACGTCGGCGCGCACCGTCACCACGTCCGGGTTCATCAGGCGGCCGGCGCTGTCCTCGGGGTAGGACAGCACCTGCTCCAGGCGCTCGCGGTTCTCCCGGTCCATCGACTTGAGGACTTCGTCGATGACCGTGTCCGGCAGATCTTCGACCAGGTCGGCCAGATCGTCGATGTCCAGGTCTTCGACCGCCGCGATGATCTCGTCCGGGTCCATGTCCGCGAGCAGGCTCTCGCGCACGTCGTCGCCGACGTGGACCAGTACTTCGCCGTCGTCTTCCGGATCGACCAGGCCCCAGACGATCTCGCGCTTGCCCGGAGGCAGCGATTCGAGCAGGTTGCCGATCTCGGCCGGCGCCAGGGTATTGACCAGACGGCGTACCGGGCCCAGCCGACCGCTGTCCAGTGCATCGGACAGCATCCGCAACTGGCGCGCAGTCTTGTCGTGGCGTACAGCCTCAGCCATCGCAGCTCCCGCGGGATAAGAAAAGCCGCGATCCTTGCAAGGATGCGGCAACAGGGGTGTTCAGCGCGTCATTATCGCAAGGGGATGTTTCAGCGCATAGCCGCCGGGCATGGCGGCCTGCGGGTCCACACATTCCGCCGGGCCATGCCCGGCGAGCGCGTAGCGCGGGAATCAGGATGCGTCCGCCACCAACGCCAGCCAGCGCTCGATGCCGCGGCGGTCACGCATGCCCAGCAGCTTCGGTGCGCGGGCGCGCAGGGCACCCAGGTCGGCATCACGGACAGCCCGGCGTACTTCCAGCAGGGTTCCCGGGTGCAGGCTGAACTCGGTCAGGCCCAGCGCAAGCAGCAGCGGGGTCATCCGTGCGTCGCCCGCGATTTCGCCGCAGACCGCTACCGGAATGCGATGGCGCGCGCCGGTTTCGATCACCATCTGCAGCAGGCGCAGCACGGCCGGGTGCAGCGGCGAATACAGTTCGCCCAGTGCTTCGTTGTTGCGGTCGGCGGCCAGCAGGTACTGCACCAGATCGTTGGTGCCGATCGACAGGAAGTCGACCAGGTCGATGAAACTCTCCAGCGCCAGCGCGGCGGCGGGCACTTCGATCATCGCACCCAGCGGTACATGCTCGGCCACCATGTGACCCTCGGCGCGCAGTTGCTCGCCCAGCTTCAGCATGCGCCGGCGTACCGCCAGCAGTTCGTCGCGGGTGCTGACCATGGGCACCAGCACGCGCAGCTTGCCGTAGGCCGAGGCACGCAGGATCGCGCGCATCTGGGTGTCGGCCACCTTGGGCCGGGCCAGCGACAGGCGCACGCCGCGCAGGCCCAACGCCGGGTTTTCCTCGTTGCTCAGGGTCAGGCCGGTGCGGTCGGCCTTGTCTGCACCCAGGTCCAAGGTACGGATGGTCACCGGGCGGCCACTCATGCCCAGCGCCGCATCGCGGTAGGTCTGGAACTGTTCTTCTTCGTCCGGCAGTTCGTTGCGCTGCAGGAACAGGAATTCGGTGCGGTACAGGCCCAGGCCGTGCGCGCCCAGCGCATGCGCCTGGGTCACGTCTTCCAGCGATTCGGCATTGGCCAGCAGGGCGATGTCGACCTGGTCGCGGGTACGGCTGGGCTTGCTGCGCAGGCGGCCGAGCTCGCGCTGCTCGCGTGCGTGCTCCTTCAGGCGTGCACGGTAGTCACGCAGGTTGTCGGCCTGCGGGTTGACGGTGATGCTGCCGTCGGCGCCATCGATGATCAGCACGTCGCCGTCGATCACCTTGCTCAGCAGCTGCGGCACGTTGACGATCAACGGCAGGTGCAGGCTGCGGGCGAGGATCGCACTGTGCGAAAGCGCGCTGCCCGCGCTGGTCACGATGCCGACCACACCGTGCGACTGCAGCTGGGCCAGCTCGGAAGGGGCGATGTTGTCGCAGACCAGGATTTCACCGGCCAGGCCCTTTACCGCTGCCGGCCGCTCGGGCTGCAGGAACGCATGGATGCGCCCGATCACATGGTCGAGGTCGTCCATGCGGCTCTTCAGGTAGGCATCGTCCATGCCATCGAAGACTTTGGCCAAGCGGTCGCGCTGCAGTCGCAACGCATAGCCGGCGCTGTAGGGACCGCTGCGGATCAGTTCGTCCAGGCCGAACAGCAGTTCGGGATCGTCCAGCAACAGTGCATGCAGGTCGAGGAACTCGCCCACTTCCTGGTTCAGCGCACCATGCAGGCGCTGGCGCAGCTCGTGCATTTCCGTGCGCGCCGCGTCCACGGCGCGGTGCAGGCGTGCCAGCTCGGATTCAACCTGGGAAGGGGGGACGCGCTGTTCGGCTACTTCCAGTGCATGCGGCAGGCGCACGCGGGCGCGGCCCATCGCAGTACCGCGGGCGGCGCCGTGTCCGGCCAGCAGCTGTACCGGCCGTTGGCCGGTGGGGGCTTGGCCGGCGCGCGCGCGCGGCACGCTCAGTTGTCCTCGTCGAAGCGACGCTCGAACAGGTCGACCACCGCGTCCATCGCCGCGACTTCGTCTTCGCCGTTGATGCGGATGGTGACCGGCGTGCCTTGCCCTGCCGCCAGCAGCATTACGCCCATGATGCTCTTGGCGTTGATCTCACGGCCCTTGGCGGCCATGGTCACATTGCAGCGGAACGGCGCCAGGGTCTGCACCAGCTTGGCGGTGGCCCGGGCATGCAGGCCCAGGCGGTTGCTCACAGTGAGTTCTCGTTCAAGCATCGTCGACTATCGCTCCATTACGGGTGCCCGCCGCCGCAGTGGCAGGCAGTTGATCCAGTCCCTGTTCCGGATAATTCATCACCCGCAGCAACATCGGCAGACTCAGCGCCGACACCCGGCGAACCGGGGTCCCCAACCGGGCCAGCTGCCCGGCGAGGTTGGCGGGGCTGGCGCCGTACAGGTCGGTCAGGATCAGCACGCCCTCACCCCCATCGACCCGCCGCAGAGCGGCCGAGGCGAGCGGGAGCAGAGCATCCAGGTCTGCGTCGAACGGTACTTCGAAAGCTTCGGTTTTCAACGGCAACTGCCGCAGAAGCCGGGTCGCCACCTCAAGCAGGGCGATCCCGACCCCAGGATGTGTTACGAGGAGAATGCCACAGGTCATTACTGCACGTTAACAGGTCAAGGTGAATTGGCGATAGCAGCAGGAGAGGGGCACTGTGTCCCGTATTCAGCGTTGCTCGGGTCGGAGCCCTTTTTCGTTGAAAAAGCGATCCGACCCCATCCGTTTTTCGATGCCTGACAGAGATTCATCCACGCATGGCGTGGATCTACTGTGTCGACCAAGGTCGACACCCACCAACAGCAGCGGAAATCTGTCAGAGGTGGGGCGGTGTGGGGCTGCAGGACCGTTGGCGCCATGGATGGCGCCATCGAGCCCCCAAGGACGGGTTTACGGCGTGTCCTGCAGCCCCACACCGCCCCCCGCATCCCACGAAATGCAGGCGTTTGACGTTGACGTTGCCGTGGTTTCTGCGGGTGCCGGGCGCAGCCCGGCCGACCACCCCTCAATCCTGTTCTCGGTGATAGGTCGCCACGTCTTCCCAGCCCATCTCACGTGCATGGCGGGCCAGGCGTTCGGCCAGGAACACCGAGCGGTGCTTGCCACCGGTACAACCGAAGGCCACCGTCACATAGCTGCGGGTGCCATCACCCAGCTTGGGCAGCCACATATCCAGGAAATCCATCAGCTGCGCCAGGTAGCGCTGCACATCCGGCTGCGCTTCCAGGTAATCGCGCACGCCGGGTTCGCGACCGCTCAGCGCGCGTAGTTCCGGATCCCAATGCGGATTGGGCAGCACGCGCGCGTCGAACACGAAGTCGGCCTCGGCCGGCACGCCGCGCTTGTAGGCGAACGATTCGAACAGCAGCGACAGGCGGGTGGCATGGCCCATCGCGAATTCGGTGATGATCCGGCGCCGCAGCTGATGCACGTTCAACGCACTGGTATCGATCACCGCATCGGCTTCGCGGCGCAGCGGCGCGATCAGTTCGCGCTCGCGGGCGATCGCTTCCGGCAGCGACAGGCCCAGCTGGCTCAGCGGGTGCCGGCGGCGGGTGTCGGCATAGCGCTTGAGTACCGTTTCATCGTTGGCCTCGAAAAACAGCACCTTGGCATCCACGCCGGCATCGGTGGCCAGCTGCCGCCAGCTGGACAACTGGGTCAGGTCGCTCTGCCCGCGTACATCGATGCCCACCGCCAGCCGGCGCGCTGCTGCACCGTTGTGGTGGCTCAGGACATTGCGCACGAAGTCCGGCAGCAGCTGGATCGGCAGGTTGTCCGAGCAGTAGTAGTCCTGGTCCTCGAAGGTCTTCAGGGCGACGGATTTACCCGAGCCGGACAGGCCGCTGACGATGATCAGGGTCGGGGCGGTGGGACTGACGGTGCTCATGGACGGACTCTTCGAAGGGCAGGGGGGTCAGGGCGTTCGCCGTTCCAGCAGGTTGCTGTGGCGGGCGATGAACATCGCCGCCGGGTCGATACCCTTGGTACGCAGAATGTGCAGGCGGGTGGCCGCCTCGGTCAGCACGGCCAGGTTGCGGCCGGGCATCACCGGCAGGGTGATCAGCGGCACGTCCAGGTCCAGCACGTGGCGCGTGCCTGAGTCGCCGGTCAGGCGCTCGTAACCATGGGGGGTGGGCTCGGTCATCGGCTTGGTCAGGTGGACGATCAGCCGAAGGTACTTGTTCTTCTTTACAGCGGTGTCGCCAAACATCTCGCGCACGTTCAGCACGCCCAGGCCGCGCACTTCCAGCAGGTCCTGCAGCAGTTCCGGGCAGGTGCCATCGAGCACGTCGGGGGCGATCTGGGTGAACTCGGGGGCGTCGTCGGCCACCAGGCGGTGACCGCGGCTGAGCAGTTCCAGGGCCAGCTCGCTCTTGCCGGATCCGGCTTCACCGGTGATCAGCACGCCGATGGAATAGATCTCCATGAACACGCCGTGCAGGATCACCCGCGGCGCCAGCGTACGCGCCAGGTGGTACGACAGGTGGTTGAGCAGTTCGTGGCCGCGCTTGGGCGAGAGCCACAGCGGCGTGCCG is part of the Stenotrophomonas lactitubi genome and encodes:
- the ptsP gene encoding phosphoenolpyruvate--protein phosphotransferase, encoding MPRARAGQAPTGQRPVQLLAGHGAARGTAMGRARVRLPHALEVAEQRVPPSQVESELARLHRAVDAARTEMHELRQRLHGALNQEVGEFLDLHALLLDDPELLFGLDELIRSGPYSAGYALRLQRDRLAKVFDGMDDAYLKSRMDDLDHVIGRIHAFLQPERPAAVKGLAGEILVCDNIAPSELAQLQSHGVVGIVTSAGSALSHSAILARSLHLPLIVNVPQLLSKVIDGDVLIIDGADGSITVNPQADNLRDYRARLKEHAREQRELGRLRSKPSRTRDQVDIALLANAESLEDVTQAHALGAHGLGLYRTEFLFLQRNELPDEEEQFQTYRDAALGMSGRPVTIRTLDLGADKADRTGLTLSNEENPALGLRGVRLSLARPKVADTQMRAILRASAYGKLRVLVPMVSTRDELLAVRRRMLKLGEQLRAEGHMVAEHVPLGAMIEVPAAALALESFIDLVDFLSIGTNDLVQYLLAADRNNEALGELYSPLHPAVLRLLQMVIETGARHRIPVAVCGEIAGDARMTPLLLALGLTEFSLHPGTLLEVRRAVRDADLGALRARAPKLLGMRDRRGIERWLALVADAS
- a CDS encoding HPr family phosphocarrier protein gives rise to the protein MLERELTVSNRLGLHARATAKLVQTLAPFRCNVTMAAKGREINAKSIMGVMLLAAGQGTPVTIRINGEDEVAAMDAVVDLFERRFDEDN
- a CDS encoding PTS sugar transporter subunit IIA, with the protein product MTCGILLVTHPGVGIALLEVATRLLRQLPLKTEAFEVPFDADLDALLPLASAALRRVDGGEGVLILTDLYGASPANLAGQLARLGTPVRRVSALSLPMLLRVMNYPEQGLDQLPATAAAGTRNGAIVDDA
- the rapZ gene encoding RNase adapter RapZ, which produces MSTVSPTAPTLIIVSGLSGSGKSVALKTFEDQDYYCSDNLPIQLLPDFVRNVLSHHNGAAARRLAVGIDVRGQSDLTQLSSWRQLATDAGVDAKVLFFEANDETVLKRYADTRRRHPLSQLGLSLPEAIARERELIAPLRREADAVIDTSALNVHQLRRRIITEFAMGHATRLSLLFESFAYKRGVPAEADFVFDARVLPNPHWDPELRALSGREPGVRDYLEAQPDVQRYLAQLMDFLDMWLPKLGDGTRSYVTVAFGCTGGKHRSVFLAERLARHAREMGWEDVATYHREQD
- the hprK gene encoding HPr(Ser) kinase/phosphatase yields the protein MNTSITARELFEQQRERLGLRWAAGKSGEKRELEAGNTVSRRPSLAGYLNAIYPNKVQILGTEELSWLDALEPRQRWETIEKIMQSHPLALVLTRNQPCPEDLRAAADESGTPLWLSPKRGHELLNHLSYHLARTLAPRVILHGVFMEIYSIGVLITGEAGSGKSELALELLSRGHRLVADDAPEFTQIAPDVLDGTCPELLQDLLEVRGLGVLNVREMFGDTAVKKNKYLRLIVHLTKPMTEPTPHGYERLTGDSGTRHVLDLDVPLITLPVMPGRNLAVLTEAATRLHILRTKGIDPAAMFIARHSNLLERRTP